The following are encoded together in the Mycolicibacterium arabiense genome:
- a CDS encoding ANTAR domain-containing response regulator — translation MTTPDAVRPRRVLIAEDEALIRLDLAEMLREEGYDVVGQAGDGQEAVELAESLRPDLVIMDVKMPRRDGIDAASEIAAKRIAPIVVLTAFSQRELVERARDAGAMAYLVKPFSITDLIPAIEVAVSRFGEIAALEQEVATLSDRLETRKMVERAKGLLQQKQGMSEPEAFKWIQRAAMDRRTTMKRVAEVVLETLDEPGDS, via the coding sequence ATGACCACACCCGATGCCGTCAGGCCGCGACGTGTCCTCATCGCCGAGGACGAGGCGCTGATTCGCCTCGACCTCGCCGAGATGCTCCGCGAGGAGGGGTACGACGTGGTCGGCCAGGCGGGCGACGGGCAGGAGGCCGTCGAACTCGCCGAGAGCCTCAGGCCCGACCTCGTCATCATGGACGTCAAGATGCCGCGGCGCGACGGCATCGACGCCGCCTCGGAGATCGCGGCCAAGCGCATCGCACCGATCGTGGTGCTCACCGCGTTCTCGCAACGCGAACTCGTGGAGCGGGCGCGTGACGCCGGAGCCATGGCGTATCTGGTCAAGCCGTTCTCGATCACCGACCTGATCCCCGCCATCGAGGTGGCGGTCAGCCGGTTCGGCGAAATCGCCGCTCTGGAACAGGAAGTCGCGACGCTGTCCGACCGTCTCGAGACGCGCAAGATGGTGGAACGCGCCAAGGGTTTGCTGCAGCAGAAGCAGGGCATGTCCGAGCCCGAGGCGTTCAAGTGGATTCAGCGTGCCGCGATGGATCGGCGGACGACGATGAAGCGGGTGGCCGAAGTGGTGCTCGAGACGCTCGACGAACCCGGCGACTCGTAA
- a CDS encoding branched-chain amino acid ABC transporter permease gives MPSDCLGEYACTAANINFNVDNLLNGFWQFTIDGLSWGAIYALVAVGYTLVFGVLRLINFAHSEIFMLGMFGAYFCLDVILGFTPSGNAYNKGIALTVLYLAIAMIFAMLVSGSAAVGLEFVAYRPLRKRNARPLTFLITAIGMSFVLQEFVHFILPQIIDGYGGSNAQQPVVLVQPKTQFTIFGAAVSNVTIVIVVAALILALLTDVAINRTKFGRGIRAVAQDPTTATLMGVSRERIIMTTFLIGGLLAGAAALLYTLKVPQGIIYSGGFLLGIKAFSAAVLGGIGNLRGALLGGLLLGIMENYGQALFGTQWRDVVAFVLLVLVLLIRPTGILGESLGKARA, from the coding sequence ATGCCGTCCGACTGTCTTGGCGAGTACGCATGTACTGCCGCCAACATCAACTTCAACGTCGACAATCTGCTGAACGGCTTCTGGCAGTTCACGATCGACGGTCTGTCCTGGGGTGCGATCTACGCGCTCGTCGCGGTGGGGTACACCCTGGTGTTCGGCGTGCTGCGGCTGATCAACTTCGCCCACTCAGAGATCTTCATGCTCGGCATGTTCGGCGCGTACTTCTGCCTCGACGTCATCCTGGGATTCACTCCGAGCGGCAACGCCTACAACAAGGGCATAGCGTTGACGGTGCTGTATCTGGCGATCGCAATGATCTTCGCGATGCTGGTGTCGGGTTCTGCGGCAGTGGGATTGGAGTTCGTCGCCTATCGGCCGCTGCGCAAGCGCAATGCGCGTCCATTGACGTTCCTGATCACCGCGATCGGCATGTCGTTCGTGCTGCAGGAGTTCGTGCACTTCATCCTGCCGCAGATCATCGACGGGTATGGCGGGTCCAACGCTCAGCAGCCGGTCGTGCTGGTACAGCCCAAGACTCAGTTCACGATCTTCGGCGCCGCGGTGTCGAACGTGACGATCGTGATCGTCGTGGCTGCGCTGATCCTGGCCCTGCTCACCGACGTCGCGATCAACCGCACCAAGTTCGGCCGCGGGATCCGCGCGGTCGCACAGGATCCGACGACGGCGACGTTGATGGGCGTGTCGCGGGAGCGGATCATCATGACGACATTCCTGATCGGTGGTCTGCTCGCCGGTGCCGCGGCTCTGCTGTACACGCTGAAGGTGCCCCAGGGCATCATCTACTCGGGCGGATTCCTGCTGGGGATCAAGGCGTTCTCCGCGGCGGTCCTCGGCGGCATCGGCAACCTGCGCGGCGCTCTGCTGGGCGGGTTGTTGCTCGGCATCATGGAGAACTACGGCCAGGCCTTGTTCGGCACCCAGTGGCGTGACGTGGTGGCGTTCGTGCTGCTGGTGCTGGTTCTGCTGATCCGCCCGACGGGCATACTCGGCGAGAGTCTGGGGAAGGCGCGAGCATGA
- a CDS encoding phage major capsid protein translates to MTIQTPGNNPSLTAAEVAKLLVQPLEQASSFLAAGPQIIDTAGPLRVPRIASGASAAFVAAGAQIPESAPTFDEVQLLPSTLKGIKSLTKLSAELIREATHTVGALDQVISTRLVTDVSNVLDTALYDGTGASDTIKGIFRQTGITTGVLDLADPDSLIDGLAAAQGNHVAATHWVMTPQSFAALRKLHVGTDDARYLLDPNLHEGTQFTLFGLPVIITDYIPNTGTAPGKARVALVDFSKVIVARDQSPSVTVLDQTFGDYDTVGIRVTARFDVGLLSPKAVTLLTEA, encoded by the coding sequence ATGACTATTCAGACCCCGGGTAATAACCCATCCCTAACCGCTGCTGAGGTGGCGAAGCTCCTCGTTCAGCCGCTTGAGCAGGCGTCCTCGTTCCTCGCTGCGGGACCGCAGATCATCGACACCGCTGGGCCTTTGCGTGTGCCGCGCATCGCGTCGGGTGCGTCAGCCGCATTCGTTGCAGCCGGTGCCCAGATTCCCGAGAGCGCACCGACGTTCGATGAGGTGCAGCTACTACCCTCGACCCTCAAGGGCATCAAGAGTCTTACCAAGCTCAGCGCCGAACTGATCCGCGAGGCCACCCACACCGTGGGCGCACTCGACCAGGTCATCTCCACCCGTCTCGTCACCGACGTGTCCAACGTTCTCGACACCGCCCTGTATGACGGCACCGGAGCAAGTGACACCATCAAGGGAATTTTCCGCCAGACCGGCATCACTACCGGCGTGCTGGACCTCGCGGACCCGGACAGCCTCATCGATGGCCTTGCGGCTGCTCAGGGCAACCACGTGGCCGCAACGCACTGGGTGATGACCCCGCAGTCGTTCGCCGCGCTACGCAAGCTCCACGTCGGCACCGATGACGCCCGCTACCTGCTTGATCCGAATCTGCATGAGGGCACTCAGTTCACCCTGTTCGGTCTTCCAGTGATCATCACCGATTACATCCCGAACACCGGCACCGCACCGGGTAAGGCACGCGTGGCGCTGGTCGACTTCTCCAAGGTCATCGTGGCCCGTGATCAGTCGCCCTCGGTCACGGTCCTTGATCAGACGTTCGGTGACTATGACACCGTGGGTATCCGTGTCACTGCACGTTTCGATGTTGGCCTGCTATCCCCGAAGGCCGTCACCCTGTTGACTGAGGCCTAA
- a CDS encoding branched-chain amino acid ABC transporter substrate-binding protein, with amino-acid sequence MHGRVARSAFALGGAGLLVLAMAGCNQSAPEESSSQSDLKIVEQVQIDQNGAEVKAAEGAAPADPAGDGKATCPPVSIAMAGALNGPDAALGINIVNGVQLAIDKHNSANPGCQVQLKKFDTEGDPQKATAIAPQIVDDQYTIGLVGPAFSGETKATGTVFDQAGLVSATASATNPTLSENGWKTFFRGLANDAVQGPSVANYLKNTMGLKKICVVDDSTDYGLGLATAVRETLGPVADSQCNISVKKGDKDFSAAVTQINGAAPEAVFFGGYYSEAAPLVQQLKDGGVTATFVSADGTKDQQFVDQAGEASKDALLSCPCGPATGSFAEEYKQKFSADPGTYSTEGYDLGTILLKGIDSGAITRPALLDFVRNYNGQGVARNYQWTPNGELTTNLIWMFKVQ; translated from the coding sequence GTGCACGGTCGCGTGGCACGGAGTGCATTTGCTCTCGGCGGCGCGGGCTTGCTTGTGCTGGCCATGGCCGGCTGCAATCAGTCCGCACCCGAGGAGAGTTCGTCGCAGTCCGACTTGAAGATCGTCGAGCAGGTCCAGATCGACCAGAACGGCGCGGAAGTCAAAGCCGCCGAGGGCGCGGCTCCGGCCGACCCCGCGGGCGACGGCAAGGCGACGTGCCCACCGGTGTCCATCGCGATGGCCGGTGCCCTCAACGGCCCGGACGCCGCTCTTGGCATCAACATCGTCAACGGCGTGCAGCTGGCCATCGACAAGCACAACTCGGCCAACCCGGGTTGCCAGGTGCAGCTGAAGAAGTTCGACACCGAGGGTGACCCGCAGAAGGCCACCGCCATCGCGCCGCAGATCGTCGACGACCAGTACACGATCGGCCTGGTCGGTCCTGCGTTCTCCGGCGAGACCAAGGCGACCGGAACGGTGTTCGACCAGGCGGGCTTGGTCTCGGCGACGGCGTCGGCCACCAACCCGACGCTGAGCGAGAACGGGTGGAAGACGTTCTTCCGCGGACTGGCCAACGACGCAGTCCAGGGCCCGTCCGTCGCCAACTACCTCAAGAACACCATGGGGTTGAAGAAGATCTGCGTCGTCGACGACAGCACCGACTACGGCCTCGGCCTCGCCACCGCGGTGCGCGAGACGCTCGGCCCGGTTGCCGACTCGCAGTGCAACATCTCGGTCAAGAAGGGCGACAAGGACTTCTCCGCCGCGGTGACACAGATCAACGGAGCGGCTCCCGAGGCCGTGTTCTTCGGCGGCTACTACTCCGAGGCCGCGCCGCTGGTCCAGCAGCTCAAGGACGGCGGCGTCACCGCGACGTTCGTCAGCGCCGACGGCACCAAGGATCAGCAGTTCGTCGATCAGGCAGGCGAGGCGTCCAAGGACGCGCTGCTGTCCTGCCCGTGCGGCCCGGCAACGGGCTCGTTCGCCGAGGAGTACAAGCAGAAGTTCAGCGCCGATCCCGGCACGTACAGCACCGAGGGCTATGACCTGGGCACCATCCTGCTCAAGGGCATCGACTCGGGTGCCATCACCCGCCCGGCGCTGCTGGACTTCGTCCGGAACTACAACGGCCAGGGTGTGGCTCGCAACTACCAGTGGACTCCGAATGGGGAGCTCACGACCAACCTGATCTGGATGTTCAAGGTCCAGTAG
- a CDS encoding phage portal protein codes for MTDDFIALLQALDSHQYRYGLLDNYFQGVSPLSFLSREAKVALQNFEQISSNLCRTAVVSLQERLRLSGVTGADAWSLFEYSDLDQLAAQVHRDALLYGVGYVLCWTDASGRPRATVESPKQVAVTRDPVTREIVSAVKRVRTAKTTEAWVYYPDRVEHWTANTPSAGNAGFELVNKIPHALGCVPIVAIGHEDEPSAIDDLLSIQDGVNKLLTDMLIASEYAGRPRRFASGIELTEKPVIDDVTGLPVLDPVSGEAVTEAVNPFPEENRMMVSEDASSRFGALPAADLKTFESGIRVLISAAMMVSGLPAHYVGLLQDSVMSADALRAAEAALVARAEARQRQYGVGWEAVARLLVAIRDGVDPDTVTARVVWSPADTRSEAQSADAAVKLFQAGLLSRSGCLKRLGLTADEIVEELKNSTNEAMAVADARAANMASEIGALSRSKPAA; via the coding sequence ATGACCGATGATTTCATCGCTCTTCTACAGGCTCTTGATTCACACCAGTATCGCTATGGTCTGCTGGACAACTACTTTCAGGGCGTCTCGCCCCTCAGTTTCTTGAGCCGTGAGGCGAAGGTGGCGCTCCAGAACTTCGAGCAGATCAGTTCGAACCTGTGCCGCACTGCTGTCGTCAGCTTGCAGGAGCGTTTGCGCCTATCGGGCGTGACGGGTGCTGATGCGTGGAGCCTGTTTGAGTACTCAGACCTTGACCAGTTGGCCGCGCAGGTTCATCGTGACGCCCTGCTTTACGGGGTCGGTTACGTCCTCTGCTGGACCGACGCGAGCGGTCGTCCGCGTGCCACCGTGGAATCCCCAAAGCAAGTGGCTGTGACCCGCGATCCCGTGACCCGTGAGATCGTCTCGGCTGTGAAGCGAGTTCGTACCGCCAAGACAACCGAAGCGTGGGTGTATTACCCCGACCGGGTTGAGCATTGGACGGCGAACACACCGAGTGCGGGTAACGCAGGGTTCGAACTGGTGAACAAGATTCCGCACGCGTTGGGTTGTGTGCCCATCGTCGCCATCGGCCATGAGGATGAGCCGAGCGCGATTGATGACCTGCTGTCGATCCAAGATGGCGTCAACAAGCTTTTGACGGACATGCTCATTGCTTCCGAGTACGCAGGCCGCCCCCGCAGGTTTGCGAGTGGAATCGAGTTGACCGAGAAGCCGGTTATTGATGACGTGACGGGGTTGCCCGTCCTCGATCCCGTCTCGGGCGAGGCTGTTACCGAGGCCGTCAATCCATTTCCAGAGGAAAACAGGATGATGGTGTCCGAGGATGCCTCTTCGCGCTTCGGTGCCCTGCCTGCCGCCGACCTCAAGACGTTCGAATCGGGTATCCGTGTCCTGATCTCGGCCGCGATGATGGTGTCGGGTTTGCCCGCGCATTACGTCGGTTTACTACAGGATTCGGTCATGTCAGCCGACGCGTTGCGTGCCGCTGAGGCTGCGCTCGTGGCCCGTGCTGAGGCACGTCAGCGTCAGTACGGCGTTGGCTGGGAAGCGGTCGCCCGTCTGCTGGTCGCCATCCGCGACGGCGTTGACCCTGACACGGTGACCGCTCGCGTGGTGTGGAGTCCTGCGGATACCCGCAGTGAAGCCCAAAGTGCCGATGCGGCGGTGAAGCTCTTCCAGGCGGGTTTGTTGAGTAGGTCAGGATGCTTGAAGCGTCTTGGCCTCACCGCCGACGAGATTGTCGAAGAGTTGAAGAACAGCACCAACGAGGCCATGGCTGTCGCTGACGCCCGTGCCGCGAACATGGCATCGGAGATCGGCGCTTTGAGCCGTAGCAAGCCCGCAGCGTAG
- a CDS encoding terminase large subunit domain-containing protein produces MRAGPKGSVAVAPLQFRRWPRDRAKRRERFIREFLTVPRGHGVGKPFRLRDFQREIVRGAFAEGVRTALVSIPRANGKTMLAAALALAELFVGPPSAEVLVVASDQRQANITFRYAKRMVELNPILAERVQVYADRLYLPENDATLLPLPAEPGALHGHDPSLLIVDELHVVTEGVWEAITSMAGKRPESLTLAISTPASSADSVMWRLVEHGRRGDDPSFYLREFAAPVNCDADDREAWRIANPALSCENPFLAEDGIASVRKTLREPVFRQLRLGQWVSGVDSWLPFGAWDACCEERSIRGPIVAGFDGSASGDSTALVGCTMDGHLFLIGLWENDGTPDYRVPREEVSNAVDVMFDRYEVLSLACDPWGWRSEIDAWGKRHGEKRVVEYNTGFVGRMAPATDRLYQAIVDGTVTHDGDPRLAAHVEHCVARPTPQGDVIVKDKRGSPRKIDAAVAAIIAFDRRAFHLNNPKKRHRAASFA; encoded by the coding sequence ATGCGTGCTGGTCCGAAGGGCAGTGTTGCGGTCGCTCCGCTGCAGTTTCGGCGTTGGCCGCGTGATCGTGCGAAGCGTCGTGAGAGGTTCATTCGTGAATTTCTGACGGTGCCCCGTGGTCACGGTGTTGGTAAGCCATTCCGGCTAAGGGACTTTCAGCGGGAGATCGTGCGCGGTGCATTCGCTGAGGGTGTACGTACGGCGTTGGTGTCGATTCCCAGGGCGAATGGTAAGACGATGCTCGCGGCTGCGCTGGCGCTGGCTGAGTTGTTCGTCGGTCCGCCGTCGGCTGAGGTTCTGGTGGTCGCCAGTGACCAGCGTCAGGCGAACATCACCTTTCGGTATGCGAAGCGCATGGTGGAGCTGAACCCGATTCTTGCTGAACGTGTGCAGGTGTATGCCGACAGGCTGTATCTACCCGAGAATGACGCCACTCTGTTGCCTCTCCCGGCTGAACCTGGCGCACTGCACGGACACGATCCGAGCTTGCTCATTGTCGATGAGTTGCACGTGGTCACTGAGGGCGTGTGGGAGGCGATTACGTCGATGGCCGGTAAGCGTCCCGAGTCGTTGACGTTGGCTATCTCGACGCCTGCCAGTTCGGCGGACAGCGTCATGTGGCGTTTGGTGGAGCATGGCCGTCGTGGCGATGATCCGTCGTTTTACCTCCGTGAGTTTGCGGCACCGGTCAACTGTGACGCCGACGACCGGGAGGCGTGGCGGATCGCCAACCCGGCGTTGTCCTGTGAGAACCCGTTTCTCGCTGAGGATGGCATTGCGTCGGTTCGTAAGACGCTGCGTGAGCCAGTGTTTCGCCAGTTGCGTTTGGGTCAGTGGGTTTCGGGTGTCGATTCGTGGTTACCGTTCGGGGCTTGGGATGCTTGCTGTGAGGAGCGTTCGATTCGTGGCCCAATCGTCGCCGGTTTTGATGGTTCGGCGTCGGGCGACTCGACTGCTCTTGTGGGATGCACGATGGACGGGCACCTGTTCCTAATCGGCCTGTGGGAGAACGACGGCACACCTGACTACCGCGTTCCGCGTGAAGAGGTCAGCAACGCCGTTGATGTGATGTTCGACCGGTACGAGGTTTTGTCCCTTGCCTGCGATCCGTGGGGATGGCGTTCGGAGATCGACGCGTGGGGCAAGAGGCACGGCGAGAAGCGGGTTGTGGAGTACAACACCGGGTTTGTCGGTCGTATGGCACCGGCTACCGACAGGCTGTATCAGGCCATCGTGGACGGCACGGTGACTCACGACGGTGACCCTCGTCTTGCTGCTCATGTGGAGCATTGCGTGGCCCGTCCTACGCCGCAGGGTGACGTGATTGTGAAGGACAAGCGTGGTTCGCCCCGCAAAATTGACGCTGCTGTGGCCGCGATCATCGCGTTTGACCGCAGGGCGTTCCATTTGAACAACCCTAAGAAGCGCCATCGCGCAGCATCTTTCGCTTAA
- a CDS encoding gamma-glutamylcyclotransferase, whose protein sequence is MSDEPTADAVEGDCTLPPDHPVPADQLGRYSPERDYNAEKEISEYVEGQARGETVQHVERVTVEYVMATPYEVWDVTTDEDRYWVITGMTNLYSQRHFPSMDYTLSFHVGLMMRVRSREEKFGADFVTPLDEVLRRLSQAEDDLEHAVEVVDFQGVGMQLRECMVSLITAVRRRTELPAETEEPQAANVKAWSELLYNHYCPGGSNEKLRGYLKATTDKAWELVNHLTHHTNANRTAALIAKRAVDTIVVHMANIMTRDLWDRTDQCPRCGSRAVRKFYDSDIAPDGDYFEDCGECEWNSHPGHEVTDFTDFDPVALCEGQLEAVRSVHESWVQTGNKLMIEYSAESITRLENQIEKLKAAAEDGT, encoded by the coding sequence GTGAGCGATGAACCCACAGCAGACGCAGTCGAGGGTGACTGCACACTTCCGCCCGATCATCCTGTCCCTGCGGACCAGCTAGGTCGATACAGCCCCGAACGCGACTACAACGCCGAGAAGGAAATCTCGGAGTACGTCGAGGGTCAGGCTCGCGGCGAGACAGTTCAACACGTCGAGCGGGTAACCGTCGAATATGTCATGGCGACTCCCTACGAAGTATGGGACGTGACCACAGATGAAGATCGCTACTGGGTCATCACCGGCATGACGAACCTGTACTCACAGCGCCACTTCCCAAGCATGGACTACACGCTGTCCTTTCATGTCGGCCTCATGATGCGGGTCAGGAGCCGAGAGGAGAAGTTCGGAGCCGATTTCGTAACACCCCTCGACGAGGTCTTACGTCGGCTGAGCCAGGCCGAAGACGACCTTGAACATGCCGTCGAGGTTGTCGACTTTCAAGGTGTCGGAATGCAACTGCGGGAGTGCATGGTCTCGCTTATAACGGCGGTACGCCGGAGAACTGAGCTACCGGCAGAAACGGAGGAGCCGCAGGCTGCCAACGTCAAGGCGTGGAGTGAGCTGCTTTACAACCACTACTGCCCCGGTGGCTCGAACGAGAAGCTCAGGGGTTATCTCAAGGCCACAACCGACAAAGCTTGGGAACTGGTCAATCACCTTACGCACCACACGAACGCGAACCGAACAGCTGCCCTCATTGCTAAGCGTGCAGTCGATACCATCGTCGTCCACATGGCCAACATCATGACGCGGGATCTCTGGGATCGCACGGACCAATGTCCCCGCTGCGGGTCACGTGCAGTACGAAAGTTTTACGACTCTGACATCGCCCCCGACGGAGACTATTTCGAAGACTGTGGCGAGTGCGAATGGAATAGTCACCCCGGCCACGAGGTCACCGACTTCACTGACTTTGACCCGGTTGCACTCTGCGAAGGACAGCTAGAAGCCGTTCGGAGTGTTCACGAATCGTGGGTGCAGACCGGAAACAAGTTGATGATCGAGTATTCGGCGGAATCGATTACGCGCCTTGAAAATCAGATTGAGAAGCTCAAAGCGGCTGCCGAAGACGGTACATAA
- a CDS encoding tyrosine-type recombinase/integrase yields MSQVKRNVRAGVEDRWHRPARRDEHVHFPADQSAGPVWCIDPKHSKAPATEVCTVRHGQGKRWLARWVDHDGAERTKAFERKADAQRHIDATTTALGTGTYADPQRSATTFGTVAEAWIATKKAANRAPKTIAGYRGLLDVVILPKWQNERLRDIDHERLQEWVSWLSKDPAARKHKGSDDTGLSPARVIQVHQVVHQVFAYAIRHGYMAVNPADSIELPSKPQSKDLALTHNQVNRLAEETANAETSSVRHRSDTAPSLLPPHALATMVRFLAYTGLRYGECAALRVRDVDVDNRRVTIAKSITGVRGQGRVEGDTKTHQKRSVPILTTGLTEELRQVVAGRSPSEFLFPGPDGNAMTVGWFRVRFDRATAKLNLVGVTPHTLRHSAGSLALASGASVVTVQKLLGHRNATTTMNVYSHMLPDDFDNLAAAMDKAVSAGQA; encoded by the coding sequence ATGTCGCAGGTCAAGCGCAATGTTCGTGCCGGTGTGGAAGACCGTTGGCACCGACCAGCCCGACGCGATGAGCACGTCCATTTCCCTGCGGACCAGTCCGCAGGACCGGTGTGGTGCATCGACCCAAAACACTCCAAAGCCCCGGCGACCGAGGTGTGCACCGTTCGGCACGGTCAGGGCAAACGCTGGCTTGCTCGGTGGGTTGACCACGACGGCGCAGAACGAACTAAGGCGTTCGAACGTAAGGCCGACGCACAGAGACACATAGACGCGACGACAACGGCGCTGGGCACCGGAACCTACGCGGACCCGCAGCGTTCAGCGACCACGTTCGGGACAGTCGCCGAAGCGTGGATTGCAACGAAGAAAGCCGCGAACCGGGCACCGAAGACCATCGCCGGATACCGGGGCCTGCTAGACGTGGTGATCTTGCCGAAGTGGCAGAACGAACGACTCCGCGACATCGACCATGAGCGTTTACAAGAGTGGGTGTCGTGGCTGTCGAAAGATCCGGCAGCCCGTAAGCACAAGGGCAGCGACGATACCGGCCTATCCCCCGCCCGTGTCATTCAGGTTCACCAGGTGGTCCACCAGGTGTTCGCGTACGCCATCCGCCACGGATACATGGCCGTCAACCCTGCGGACAGCATCGAACTTCCCAGTAAGCCGCAGAGCAAGGATTTAGCCCTGACTCACAATCAGGTGAACCGGCTTGCCGAGGAAACGGCCAACGCGGAAACGTCATCGGTGCGGCACCGAAGCGACACAGCGCCATCCCTATTGCCGCCGCACGCCCTTGCCACCATGGTCCGATTCTTGGCCTACACCGGTCTGCGGTATGGCGAGTGCGCAGCACTGCGAGTGCGTGACGTAGACGTTGACAACCGCCGCGTCACAATCGCCAAGTCGATCACGGGCGTTCGCGGTCAGGGCCGCGTAGAGGGCGACACGAAGACTCATCAGAAGCGAAGCGTTCCGATCCTGACCACGGGCTTGACCGAGGAACTGAGACAGGTGGTCGCGGGCCGCAGTCCGTCCGAGTTCCTGTTCCCTGGCCCCGATGGCAACGCCATGACCGTGGGTTGGTTCCGGGTCCGCTTTGATCGGGCAACGGCCAAGCTCAACCTTGTCGGCGTCACTCCGCATACGTTGCGGCACTCCGCTGGTTCGCTGGCGCTGGCGTCGGGTGCGTCCGTGGTGACTGTGCAGAAACTGTTGGGGCACCGGAACGCCACAACCACGATGAACGTGTACTCGCACATGTTGCCGGATGACTTCGACAACCTCGCCGCTGCGATGGACAAAGCCGTTTCCGCTGGTCAGGCTTAG
- a CDS encoding helix-turn-helix transcriptional regulator, which yields MALTLDDLPDLAGIPEVSAATGIPVATLRWYRATDQGPRSVKVGRHVRYRKGDVLKWVEAQESASARGGIR from the coding sequence ATGGCGTTAACTCTCGATGATCTCCCCGACCTCGCTGGCATTCCCGAGGTTTCCGCAGCAACCGGCATTCCGGTTGCAACCCTGCGCTGGTACCGCGCGACCGATCAGGGTCCGCGCAGCGTGAAGGTTGGCCGGCATGTGCGCTACCGCAAGGGCGACGTTCTCAAATGGGTTGAGGCACAAGAGTCCGCGAGCGCACGCGGCGGCATCCGATGA